A window of Aliarcobacter trophiarum LMG 25534 contains these coding sequences:
- a CDS encoding efflux RND transporter permease subunit, with product MSKELNSAGKIAKLFINHPLTLILGVFILILGYFSLSLMPKEENPQIKVSGGVVIVALPNAKASEIQKVIIEPLEKKIREIKGVEHIFSYANDSVAIVQVQFYIGEDKELSNLKLYDQVMRNMDLMPKNAMQPIIKTMDIDTGIPIATIAFYSAKKDGKELVDMPTIYNEISRLSKEINRIKDVAMTDFKGEKKDQFNILVDINRLSSYNLSLGEIKKAIESLNFNTPNITTNTKSNELVVFSIEKAIKEPKDLENLIISYNFQTPIYLKDIAKIDLGFDIQNKKDAFIYTKDSNFEEQKQITLMVSKLKGANSVVINEEIFSYINSIKEDLQNKNILFTITRDDGYTANSAVNALIKDLITSIVIIFILLILTLGFKEALIVSLSVPMILSLTLFIGFLLGETVNRITLFALIVSLGMLVDAAIIVIENIHRHKKEEPNKNIEDLAIEATNEIGNPTNIATIAIILVFIPMFFVGGMMGEFMHPLPVFVPISLAVSLFVAYAFTPYLVKKILGAKK from the coding sequence ATGAGCAAAGAGTTAAATAGTGCTGGAAAAATTGCAAAACTATTTATAAACCATCCACTTACACTTATTTTAGGTGTTTTTATTTTGATTTTAGGATATTTTTCTTTAAGCTTAATGCCAAAAGAGGAGAATCCACAAATAAAAGTGAGTGGTGGAGTTGTAATTGTGGCTCTTCCAAATGCAAAAGCTAGTGAAATTCAAAAAGTAATTATTGAGCCACTAGAGAAAAAAATAAGAGAGATAAAAGGAGTTGAACATATATTCTCATATGCAAATGATAGTGTAGCAATTGTACAGGTTCAATTTTATATAGGTGAGGACAAAGAGCTTTCTAATCTAAAATTATATGATCAAGTTATGAGAAATATGGATTTGATGCCAAAAAATGCAATGCAACCAATAATAAAAACTATGGATATCGATACAGGTATTCCAATAGCTACTATAGCTTTTTATAGTGCAAAAAAGGATGGAAAAGAGCTTGTAGATATGCCTACAATTTACAATGAAATAAGTCGTTTATCAAAAGAGATAAATAGGATAAAAGATGTAGCAATGACTGATTTTAAAGGTGAAAAAAAAGACCAGTTTAATATTCTTGTAGATATAAATAGATTAAGCTCATATAATCTCTCTTTAGGAGAGATTAAAAAAGCAATAGAGAGTTTAAACTTTAATACTCCAAATATAACAACAAATACAAAGAGTAATGAATTAGTAGTTTTTTCTATAGAAAAAGCTATAAAAGAGCCAAAAGATTTAGAAAATCTAATTATCTCTTATAATTTCCAAACTCCAATATACTTAAAAGATATAGCAAAGATTGATTTAGGTTTTGATATACAAAACAAAAAAGATGCCTTTATCTATACAAAAGATAGCAATTTTGAAGAGCAAAAACAGATAACTTTAATGGTATCAAAACTAAAAGGTGCAAATAGTGTAGTTATAAATGAGGAGATATTTAGTTACATAAATAGTATAAAAGAGGATTTACAAAATAAAAATATACTGTTTACAATCACAAGAGATGATGGTTATACCGCAAATAGTGCAGTAAATGCTTTGATAAAAGATTTGATAACTTCAATTGTAATTATTTTTATACTTTTAATTTTAACTTTGGGGTTTAAAGAGGCTTTAATAGTATCTTTGAGTGTTCCTATGATTTTGTCTTTGACACTATTTATTGGGTTTTTACTAGGAGAAACTGTAAATCGTATTACCCTTTTTGCATTGATTGTATCTTTGGGAATGCTTGTTGATGCTGCAATAATTGTAATTGAAAATATCCATAGGCATAAAAAAGAGGAACCAAATAAAAATATAGAAGATTTAGCAATAGAGGCTACAAATGAGATAGGAAATCCTACAAATATAGCTACAATTGCTATTATTTTAGTATTTATTCCTATGTTCTTTGTTGGTGGAATGATGGGAGAGTTTATGCATCCTCTTCCTGTTTTTGTACCTATCTCTTTGGCTGTTTCCTTATTTGTTGCATATGCTTTTACTCCATATTTGGTTAAGAAGATTTTGGGGGCAAAAAAATGA
- a CDS encoding efflux RND transporter periplasmic adaptor subunit encodes MRFLALIFLSFSTIFANSLELDGVVVSQNEKIISSKMMGFITKVYVNEGDMVKKGQILYEIDSIDLAYNSEILKNQIKNLELNLKRYKDLLNQDLVSKFDYEQLELNLTTAKAKQNELNANYNYLKIKAPNSALVVKKSIKEGEMAMPGMPHLILTDLDDLVIKANISESSLKDIKIGKKVDIEIASQNFKNKGEIIAIYPNYIENAHSFIIKIAFNKEDFNIFPAMYSKITIDLDEK; translated from the coding sequence GTGAGATTTTTAGCTTTAATATTTTTATCCTTTTCAACTATTTTTGCAAATAGTTTGGAGTTGGATGGAGTTGTAGTTTCTCAAAATGAGAAGATTATCTCGAGTAAAATGATGGGTTTTATTACAAAAGTCTATGTTAACGAAGGTGATATGGTAAAAAAAGGTCAAATCTTATATGAGATAGATTCAATAGATTTAGCATACAATAGTGAAATTTTGAAAAATCAGATAAAAAACCTAGAGTTAAATTTAAAAAGATACAAAGATTTATTAAATCAAGATTTAGTTTCAAAGTTTGACTATGAACAACTTGAACTAAATTTGACTACTGCAAAAGCAAAACAAAATGAACTAAATGCAAATTATAATTATCTAAAAATAAAAGCTCCAAATAGTGCTCTTGTTGTAAAAAAATCAATAAAAGAGGGCGAAATGGCAATGCCTGGTATGCCACATCTTATTCTTACAGATTTAGATGATTTAGTAATAAAAGCAAATATTTCTGAGAGTAGTTTAAAAGATATAAAAATTGGGAAAAAAGTGGATATAGAAATAGCATCACAAAACTTTAAAAATAAAGGAGAGATAATAGCTATTTATCCAAACTATATAGAAAATGCTCACTCTTTTATAATTAAAATCGCATTTAATAAAGAGGATTTTAATATTTTCCCAGCTATGTATTCAAAAATTACTATAGATTTGGATGAAAAATGA
- a CDS encoding TolC family protein, which produces MKKLYLLLLSSHLCFAQTISFEEVLNQAIENSKDLQKQKINIDIAKTNSDFIDGMNFGKLAINSDISRTNHAGYVFMGKLSSRDATFKDFGAGEFNPSNSNVLNIKPKDLNYPDSYTSINSYISYDLPLFTGFALYHQKGILKLQEKANETLYNLDKKNLEFEVLKAYNSAVLAKDFVKTMEKAKDAIEFIEQGAIEFHKNGLVTKIDVNEAKLHLLNTNSSLIDAQNNFKLSLAYLKYLTSNENISDVENLQNSYLELKEFEDLYKIALEKRDEIALQNISIEANSKNIKSNQGSYYPSIFTHLEYGYSDDKFSTSKDKDYYMALLGISLTLFDGTRSANVEKSKLEYLKSKLDFSKLQDGIKLEVEKSLLDYRAKQEILKEKIASNNLALDILNQAKLQYKNRLISMTTLLLQETNYRKSQTMLLNAKYENSLALAKLNLVLGQNLQKEQR; this is translated from the coding sequence ATGAAAAAATTATATCTATTATTATTAAGCTCACACTTATGCTTTGCTCAAACTATAAGCTTTGAAGAGGTTCTAAATCAGGCTATTGAAAATAGCAAGGATTTACAAAAACAGAAGATTAATATAGATATTGCAAAAACAAATAGTGATTTTATAGATGGAATGAACTTTGGAAAATTAGCTATAAATAGTGATATTAGCCGTACAAATCATGCTGGATATGTATTTATGGGAAAATTATCAAGTAGGGATGCTACTTTTAAAGATTTTGGAGCAGGGGAGTTTAACCCTTCAAATTCAAATGTTTTAAATATAAAACCAAAGGATTTAAACTATCCAGATTCATATACAAGTATAAATAGTTATATATCTTATGACTTACCACTTTTTACTGGATTTGCTTTGTATCACCAAAAAGGTATTTTAAAACTTCAAGAAAAAGCAAATGAAACTTTATATAATCTTGATAAAAAAAATCTTGAATTTGAGGTTTTAAAAGCTTACAATAGTGCAGTTTTAGCTAAAGACTTTGTTAAAACTATGGAAAAAGCAAAAGATGCTATAGAGTTTATAGAGCAAGGTGCAATAGAGTTTCACAAAAATGGTTTGGTTACTAAAATTGATGTAAATGAAGCAAAACTACATCTTTTAAATACAAATTCAAGTTTAATAGATGCTCAAAATAACTTTAAACTCTCTCTTGCTTATCTTAAATATTTAACTTCAAATGAAAATATTAGTGATGTAGAAAATTTACAAAATAGCTATTTGGAACTAAAAGAGTTTGAAGATTTATATAAAATAGCTTTAGAAAAAAGAGATGAGATAGCTTTACAAAATATATCTATTGAAGCAAATAGTAAAAATATAAAATCAAACCAAGGTTCATACTATCCATCTATTTTTACACATTTAGAGTATGGATATAGTGATGATAAATTTTCAACAAGCAAAGATAAAGATTATTATATGGCACTTTTGGGAATTTCTTTAACTCTTTTTGATGGAACAAGAAGTGCTAATGTTGAAAAAAGTAAATTGGAGTATTTGAAATCTAAGTTGGACTTTTCAAAACTTCAAGATGGAATAAAACTTGAAGTAGAAAAATCTCTTTTGGATTATAGAGCAAAACAAGAGATTTTAAAAGAGAAAATTGCTTCAAATAACCTAGCTCTTGATATTTTAAATCAAGCAAAACTTCAATATAAAAATAGACTTATATCTATGACAACTCTTTTATTGCAAGAGACAAATTATAGGAAGAGTCAAACTATGCTTTTAAATGCAAAATATGAGAACTCTTTGGCATTGGCTAAACTAAATTTAGTTTTGGGACAAAATTTACAAAAGGAGCAAAGGTGA
- a CDS encoding HD domain-containing phosphohydrolase, translating to MKKILYFSLGFIFLLLIFQTLFYTPNIKKITEELYLEKTYTLKTLFFDELKKKQESTNTMAFLLSQDSTLIDALSRGNSEKLDYKNILDYLGENGYYKNLWIHVIDKNGNSFYRSWTNKKGDEILSSREDIEELLKEPKAMQSLSAGLYDLSLKSIQPIYDNNNNFLGFIEINSKLNSIAINLKKEKVEPIFILSKDKSKKLKEPFSKIFIKDNYIANINANREILELIERKNIDSFIQIDDYILMDNYLVTNIKLNDTRGEDLALFIMFFDIKNLDKNEINSFKNIYLTGLITFLLIYGLIFLYLLKTIYAKSLNKEVQEKTKSIKNQQKKMSKLLDIYDKNVIFSRTDLKGVITHASSAFCKISGYSKKELVGKPHSIVRHPDMQKELFEHIWSEIKEKKRVTVEIKNLRKDGSYYWVVADFEPEYDENNKHIGYFAIREDITANKDIEELQREIIFTMGSIAESRSKETGEHVKRVAKYSKLFAKAYGLSKEDVSMLELASPMHDIGKIAIPDEILNKPAKLTFEEFEIMKTHAQKGFEMLNVSSRPLFQVAAEIALTHHEKYDGTGYPNGLKGEDIPIFGRITAIADVFDAISSDRCYKKAWEQDKVLEYIKSEKGKHFDPKLVDILFENLDEILKIKDSLKDIYN from the coding sequence ATGAAAAAAATTTTATACTTTAGTTTAGGCTTTATATTCTTATTGTTAATTTTTCAGACTCTTTTTTATACTCCAAATATAAAAAAGATAACAGAAGAACTATATTTAGAAAAAACATACACTCTTAAAACTCTCTTTTTTGATGAACTTAAAAAGAAGCAAGAAAGTACAAATACTATGGCCTTTTTATTAAGCCAAGATAGTACTTTAATAGATGCTTTAAGTAGAGGAAATAGTGAAAAATTAGATTACAAAAATATTTTAGACTATCTTGGAGAGAATGGTTATTATAAGAATTTATGGATACATGTAATTGATAAAAATGGAAATAGCTTTTATAGATCATGGACAAATAAAAAAGGTGATGAAATTTTAAGTTCAAGAGAGGATATAGAAGAGCTTTTAAAAGAACCAAAAGCAATGCAAAGTTTAAGTGCAGGACTATATGATTTGAGCTTAAAATCTATACAACCTATTTATGATAATAACAACAATTTTTTAGGTTTTATTGAGATAAATTCAAAACTAAATTCTATTGCAATAAATTTAAAAAAAGAGAAGGTAGAACCTATCTTTATACTTAGTAAAGATAAAAGTAAAAAATTAAAAGAGCCATTTTCTAAAATATTTATCAAAGATAACTATATTGCAAATATAAATGCAAACAGAGAGATTTTAGAACTTATAGAAAGAAAAAATATAGATAGTTTTATACAAATAGATGACTATATTTTAATGGATAATTATTTAGTTACAAATATAAAATTAAATGATACAAGAGGCGAAGACTTAGCTCTATTTATAATGTTTTTTGATATAAAAAATTTAGATAAAAATGAGATAAATAGTTTTAAAAATATTTATCTTACAGGTTTAATAACATTTTTACTAATTTACGGTTTAATCTTTTTATATCTTTTAAAAACTATCTATGCAAAAAGTTTAAATAAAGAGGTTCAAGAGAAAACAAAAAGCATAAAAAATCAGCAAAAGAAAATGTCAAAACTTTTAGATATTTATGATAAAAATGTAATTTTTTCAAGGACTGATTTAAAAGGTGTTATAACACATGCAAGTAGTGCTTTTTGCAAAATCAGTGGATATAGTAAAAAAGAGTTAGTAGGAAAACCACATAGTATTGTAAGGCATCCTGATATGCAAAAAGAGCTTTTTGAACATATTTGGAGTGAAATAAAAGAGAAAAAAAGAGTAACTGTAGAGATAAAAAATCTTAGAAAAGATGGCTCATATTATTGGGTAGTTGCTGATTTTGAACCTGAATATGATGAGAATAATAAGCATATTGGCTACTTTGCAATAAGAGAAGATATCACAGCAAATAAGGATATAGAAGAGCTTCAAAGAGAGATTATTTTTACTATGGGGAGTATTGCTGAAAGTAGAAGTAAAGAGACAGGAGAGCATGTAAAAAGAGTTGCAAAATACTCTAAACTTTTTGCAAAAGCTTATGGTTTATCAAAAGAGGATGTCTCAATGCTTGAACTTGCAAGTCCTATGCATGATATAGGAAAAATAGCTATTCCTGATGAAATTTTAAATAAACCAGCAAAGCTAACTTTTGAAGAGTTTGAGATTATGAAAACACATGCACAAAAAGGTTTTGAGATGTTAAATGTCTCTTCAAGACCTCTATTTCAAGTTGCTGCAGAAATAGCTTTAACTCATCATGAAAAATATGATGGAACAGGTTATCCAAATGGTTTGAAAGGTGAGGATATACCAATTTTTGGAAGAATTACAGCTATTGCAGATGTTTTTGATGCAATTAGTAGTGATAGATGTTATAAAAAAGCTTGGGAACAAGATAAGGTTTTAGAGTATATAAAAAGTGAAAAAGGAAAACATTTTGATCCAAAGCTTGTAGATATTTTATTTGAAAACCTTGATGAAATCCTAAAAATTAAAGATAGTTTAAAAGATATATATAATTAA
- the fliP gene encoding flagellar type III secretion system pore protein FliP (The bacterial flagellar biogenesis protein FliP forms a type III secretion system (T3SS)-type pore required for flagellar assembly.), whose amino-acid sequence MKIVFLILFLSIFGFAAQDPLPMINLSVAAIDQPIQFVKTINIAIILALMVLAPSLLLMVTSFTRIIIVLALLRQALGLQQSPPTQIIISLALIMTLFIMEPYGKKAWDESIVPYMDEKISYQEAISKGVAPFKDFMIKNTRESDLALFYRIKKEPNPKNIEEVSMIILMPAFIVSELRTAFEIGFLIFLPFLIIDIIVASILMSLGMMMLPPVMISLPIKIIFFIVVDGWPLIIGNLAQSFK is encoded by the coding sequence TTGAAGATAGTTTTTTTAATACTTTTTTTATCAATTTTTGGCTTTGCAGCTCAAGACCCATTACCAATGATAAATCTATCTGTTGCAGCAATTGATCAGCCGATACAATTTGTAAAAACTATAAATATAGCAATTATATTAGCTCTTATGGTTCTTGCACCATCTTTATTATTGATGGTTACATCTTTTACAAGAATTATAATAGTTTTAGCCCTTTTAAGACAAGCACTAGGACTTCAACAATCTCCACCAACTCAAATAATAATATCTTTAGCACTTATTATGACACTTTTTATTATGGAACCATATGGAAAAAAAGCTTGGGATGAAAGTATTGTTCCTTATATGGATGAAAAAATATCGTATCAAGAGGCTATTTCAAAAGGTGTTGCACCTTTTAAAGATTTTATGATAAAAAATACAAGAGAGAGTGATTTAGCTCTATTTTATAGGATAAAAAAAGAGCCAAATCCTAAAAATATAGAAGAAGTTTCTATGATAATTTTAATGCCAGCATTCATTGTAAGTGAACTTAGAACTGCATTTGAAATAGGATTTTTAATCTTTTTACCATTTTTAATCATAGATATTATTGTTGCTTCTATTCTTATGAGTTTGGGTATGATGATGCTTCCCCCTGTTATGATCTCCTTGCCCATAAAGATAATATTTTTTATTGTAGTTGATGGATGGCCTTTAATAATTGGGAATCTTGCACAATCCTTTAAATAA
- the mrdA gene encoding penicillin-binding protein 2 yields the protein MNYRLTFIYIFVGFIAVVLLSRVYFLSIKSNTYYEELSKNNYIKKTYLAPTRGVIEDRNGEPLALNQIGFSILIKPHLRADKYREKLEKLIDIVVEQFPQYDKNKLIKDYLREDSPYNHEFIKIIDYVPYEDIFSRYTFLATQEDIRVESSSKRYYPHKELAAHVIGYVSRASKLDVANNEIAKYSGVVGKSGIERYYNDKLQGTLGFKDTKVNALNKEIEIIDEKEPSNDNNVRITIDVNLQKYIQELFIDRAGSVIVMDANNGEILAAASFPEYDSNLFARGITQDEWNIMRNDFNHPFTNKIINGLYPPGSVVKMGVALSFLENGISDKFTVQCSGSLPIGNRNFRCWKTTGHGHIGFRSSIEQSCDDFYYKGSLKIGIGKMSATLDKLGFGQKTGVDLHNEFIGINPNKEWKEQRLKKPWYIGETVISSIGQGNMLTTPLQIARFTAFFASGKLPKPHFAKEAYEEPKELDFKKEHIKLMQEGMFDVANSPSGTARRYINSKVKIAAKTGTAQVVSIPQSEKVRMKESELEYFQRSHAWITAYGPYKNPKYVVTIVQEHGGGGGSATGGVASRIFDKLYELGYITELE from the coding sequence ATGAATTATAGATTAACTTTCATATATATATTTGTTGGATTTATTGCAGTAGTTTTACTTTCAAGAGTATATTTCTTATCTATTAAATCAAATACATATTATGAAGAGTTATCAAAAAATAACTATATAAAAAAGACATATTTAGCACCTACAAGAGGGGTTATAGAAGATAGAAATGGTGAGCCTTTGGCATTAAACCAAATAGGTTTTTCAATCCTTATAAAACCACATTTAAGGGCTGATAAATATAGAGAGAAATTAGAAAAACTTATTGATATTGTTGTAGAACAGTTTCCTCAATATGATAAAAATAAACTAATAAAAGATTATTTAAGAGAAGACTCACCATATAATCATGAGTTTATAAAAATTATAGATTATGTTCCTTATGAGGATATTTTTTCAAGATATACATTTTTGGCAACACAAGAGGATATAAGAGTTGAATCATCTTCAAAAAGATATTATCCGCACAAAGAGTTAGCAGCACATGTTATTGGGTATGTAAGTAGAGCTTCAAAATTAGATGTTGCAAATAATGAAATTGCAAAATATAGTGGAGTTGTAGGGAAAAGTGGAATTGAGAGATACTATAATGATAAGCTTCAAGGAACATTGGGCTTTAAAGATACAAAAGTGAATGCTTTAAATAAAGAGATTGAAATTATAGATGAAAAAGAGCCCTCAAATGATAACAATGTAAGAATTACAATAGATGTTAATCTTCAAAAATATATTCAAGAGCTATTTATTGATAGAGCAGGTTCAGTTATAGTTATGGACGCAAATAATGGTGAGATATTAGCAGCTGCATCTTTTCCTGAATATGATAGTAACCTTTTTGCAAGAGGAATTACTCAAGATGAGTGGAATATTATGAGAAATGATTTTAATCATCCATTTACAAATAAGATTATAAATGGTCTTTATCCTCCAGGCTCTGTTGTAAAAATGGGAGTTGCACTATCTTTTTTGGAAAATGGAATAAGTGATAAATTTACAGTTCAATGTAGTGGGTCTTTACCAATAGGAAATAGAAATTTCAGATGTTGGAAAACTACAGGTCATGGACATATAGGATTTAGAAGTTCAATTGAGCAAAGTTGTGATGATTTTTATTATAAAGGGAGCTTAAAAATAGGAATTGGAAAGATGTCTGCAACCTTAGATAAATTAGGTTTTGGACAAAAAACAGGAGTAGATCTACACAATGAATTTATAGGAATTAATCCAAATAAAGAGTGGAAAGAACAAAGATTAAAAAAACCTTGGTATATTGGTGAAACTGTTATTAGCTCTATTGGTCAAGGAAATATGCTTACAACCCCTCTTCAAATTGCAAGATTTACAGCATTTTTTGCAAGTGGAAAACTTCCAAAACCACATTTTGCAAAAGAGGCTTATGAGGAACCAAAAGAGTTGGATTTTAAAAAAGAGCATATAAAACTTATGCAAGAAGGTATGTTTGATGTTGCAAACTCACCATCTGGAACAGCTAGAAGATATATAAACTCAAAAGTAAAAATAGCTGCAAAAACAGGAACAGCTCAAGTTGTATCAATTCCTCAAAGTGAAAAAGTAAGGATGAAAGAGAGTGAATTGGAGTATTTTCAAAGATCACATGCTTGGATTACAGCATATGGTCCATATAAAAATCCAAAATATGTAGTAACTATTGTACAAGAACACGGAGGTGGAGGAGGAAGTGCTACTGGTGGAGTTGCTAGTAGGATTTTTGATAAACTTTATGAACTAGGGTATATTACAGAATTAGAGTAA